Proteins from a single region of Gambusia affinis linkage group LG12, SWU_Gaff_1.0, whole genome shotgun sequence:
- the gpt gene encoding alanine aminotransferase 2-like — protein sequence MSATRVQFISPRTLRLLSPGRSALFLPGCGGPHRGGGVPGFRSLTSPPLSSSSSPGRALSSLSTTRRALPKTKMSDNGTMSRGKVLTIDNMNPTVKKVEYAVRGPIVQRAVELEKELSEGMKKPFAEVIRANIGDAQAMGQQPITFFRQVLALCSYPDLLSDSTFPEDAKSRACRILNSCGGNSMGAYSASQGIGSVRQDVARFIERRDGGVPCNPDNIYLTTGASDGIVTMLKLLVCGEGATRTGVMISIPQYPLYSAALADLSAVQINYYLNEEKCWSLDISELQRALDEARLHCNPRALCIINPGNPTGQVQSRECIEDVIRFAAKERLFLMADEVYQDNVYAEGCQFHSFKKVLFEMGPEYSETVELASFHSTSKCYMGECGFRGGYMEIINMDDDVKDQLTKLFSVRLCSPVPGQALMDLVVNPPQPGEPSYERFIQERTTTLSALAEKAKLTEQVLNTVEGIRCNPVQGAMYSFPCITIPERAIQEAKKLGQQPDMFYCMKMLEETGICLVPGSGFGQREGTYHFRMTILPPKDKLKILLNNVKEFHQRFTQQYS from the exons ATGTCAGCCACGCGTGTGCAGTTTATTTCACCCAGAACCCTACGGCTTCTAAGCCCGGGGCGAAGCGCGCTGTTCTTACCCGGCTGCGGTGGACCGCATCGGGGTGGCGGTGTTCCCGGGTTCCGTTCACTGACTTCTCCTCCTttgtcctcctcttcttctcccgGCAGAGCCTTATCCAGTTTGAGCACTACGCGACGTGCActtcccaaaacaaaaatgtccgATAACGGGACGATGTCTCGGGGCAAGGTGCTGACCATCGACAACATGAACCCCACAGTGAAGAAGGTGGAGTACGCCGTGCGGGGGCCCATCGTGCAGCGAGCTgtggagctggagaaggagctCAGTGAG GGAATGAAGAAGCCCTTCGCAGAGGTCATCAGGGCCAACATTGGTGATGCACAGGCCATGGGCCAGCAGCCAATCACTTTTTTCCGACAG GTGCTGGCGCTGTGTTCCTATCCTGATCTGCTGAGTGACAGCACATTCCCAGAGGATGCGAAAAGTAGAGCATGTCGCATTCTGAACTCCTGTGGAGGGAACAGTATGG GTGCCTATAGTGCAAGTCAGGGCATAGGCTCTGTACGTCAGGATGTGGCTCGTTTCATCGAAAGGCGTGACGGCGGTGTGCCCTGCAATCCAGACAACATTTACCTCACCACAGGGGCCAGCGACGGCATTGTG ACCAtgctgaagctgctggtgtGTGGTGAAGGTGCAACGCGCACAGGCGTCATGATCTCCATACCTCAGTACCCCCTGTATTCAGCTGCGCTTGCTGACCTCAGCGCTGTGCAGATCAATTATTACCTTAATGAAGAAAAGTGCTGGAGTCTGGACATCAGTGAGCTCCAGCGAGCTTTGGATGAGGCCAGACTCCACTGCAACCCCCGCGCCCTGTGCATCATCAACCCTGGAAATCCCACAG GTCAGGTGCAGAGCAGAGAGTGCATTGAGGATGTAATCCGATTTGCTGCAAAAGAGCGTCTCTTCCTCATGGCCGATGAA GTGTACCAGGATAACGTGTACGCTGAGGGTTGCCAGTTCCACTCCTTTAAGAAGGTTCTGTTTGAGATGGGGCCTGAGTACTCTGAAACAGTTGAACTGGCATCGTTCCACTCCACCTCCAAGTGTTACATGGGAGA GTGTGGTTTCCGCGGCGGCTACATGGAGATCATCAACATGGACGATGATGTAAAGGACCAGTTGACCAAGCTGTTTTCGGTCCGTCTCTGTTCTCCTGTTCCTGGACAAGCTCTAATGGACCTGGTGGTAAACCCCCCTCAGCCTGGGGAACCTTCATATGAGCGCTTCATCCAG GAACGCACGACTACATTAAGTGCTTTGGCAGAGAAGGCCAAACTTACTGAGCAGGTACTCAATACCGTGGAGGGCATCCGCTGCAATCCTGTGCAGGGTGCGATGTACTCCTTTCCTTGCATTACCATACCTGAAAGGGCCATCCAAGAGGCCAAG AAACTTGGTCAGCAGCCGGATATGTTTTACTGCATGAAGATGCTGGAAGAGACGGGAATTTGCCTCGTCCCTGGAAGTGGTTTTGGCCAAAGAGAAGGAACATACCACTTCAG AATGACCATCTTGCCACCAAAAGATAAGCTGAAGATTTTGCTAAACAACGTTAAGGAGTTCCACCAGCGGTTCACCCAGCAGTATTCCTAA
- the fuz gene encoding protein fuzzy homolog — translation MLQDGSTQLLCLTASSGVPLFTRGASKQLPFSVIGSLNGVHMFGGGQGALLSSCETEGGGKVVWKVFHDSVMLIAVSGGGSSGACSGAEMCRLQRLLENVWSCMVLVLGQDELVNLRNIERLKRDLRSCFCLIDQLLEEKHQGVLGYLTHCADSLVPPNPTPLQEALDCFAQAADSEFGCLFVHGRIVVATEKWWRLAPQEVVLLCALVRTLSASGSASCDYPVFLPQGSPTVAHRLLRFQLLPGADVCVLCGPTPSLQKAETELVGRLWSPLIETLRSCLAVGKRCLPGSVPLRPDVLALLLINRETRRSVSCVQISSHHPLSDSSLSKSRCWELLELFYIFSISRYFTQDETLCGSPEESTQSSHTEDFLHGFSHQPQQCYLVTEDCKCYGLQTQQHQFFLLMLPSVPTFALRTVATQTLSDIISATAF, via the coding sequence ATGCTACAGGATGGTTCTACACAACTGCTCTGCCTCACAGCCAGCAGCGGGGTTCCTCTTTTCACAAGGGGGGCCTCTAAACAGCTGCCCTTCTCAGTCATCGGCTCTCTGAACGGGGTGCACATGTTCGGAGGAGGACAGGGAGCGCTTTTGTCCTCCTGCGAGACTGAGGGTGGGGGAAAGGTGGTGTGGAAGGTTTTCCATGACAGTGTGATGCTCATCGCTGTGAGTGGAGGTGGATCAAGTGGAGCATGCAGCGGGGCGGAGATGTGCCGCTTACAACGCCTCTTGGAGAATGTTTGGAGCTGCATGGTGCTGGTGCTGGGACAGGATGAGCTGGTTAATCTCAGGAACATTGAAAGACTCAAGAGGGACCTGCGGTCCTGCTTCTGCCTTATCGATCAGCTGCTGGAAGAGAAGCACCAAGGAGTTCTGGGATACCTCACACACTGTGCTGATTCACTGGTTCCTCCGAACCCAACTCCTCTCCAAGAAGCTTTGGATTGCTTTGCTCAGGCTGCAGACAGCGAGTTTGGGTGCCTCTTCGTCCATGGGAGGATTGTGGTAGCTACTGAGAAGTGGTGGCGCTTGGCACCTCAGGAAGTTGTCTTACTGTGTGCCTTGGTGCGCACCTTATCTGCATCTGGATCAGCTTCTTGCGATTACCCAGTTTTCCTCCCTCAGGGAAGCCCCACAGTTGCCCATCGCCTGCTCCGCTTCCAGCTGCTCCCGGGAGCAGATGTATGTGTGCTGTGTGGTCCCACCCCATCCCTGCAAAAAGCTGAAACCGAGCTGGTGGGTCGATTATGGTCACCCCTCATAGAGACCCTGAGAAGCTGCCTGGCTGTTGGAAAGCGCTGCTTACCGGGCTCTGTACCTCTGCGGCCTGATGTGCTTGCACTTCTTCTCATTAACCGCGAGACCCGTCGTTCGGTCTCCTGTGTGCAGATTTCATCTCATCATCCACTGAGTGACTCCTCACTATCCAAATCCCGCTGCTGGGAACTGCTGGAACTATTTTATATCTTCAGCATATCACGCTACTTCACCCAGGATGAGACGTTATGCGGCTCACCAGAGGAAAGCACTCAAAGCAGCCACACAGAAGACTTTCTTCATGGATTCTCCCACCAGCCTCAACAATGCTATCTAGTAACAGAAGATTGTAAATGTTATGGACTTCAGACACAGCAGCACCAGttttttctgctaatgttgCCTTCTGTGCCCACCTTTGCTCTGCGTACAGTGGCTACACAAACTCTCAGCGATATAATTTCTGCAACAGCGTTTTAA